A part of Solibacillus sp. FSL H8-0538 genomic DNA contains:
- a CDS encoding isoprenyl transferase: MFKKLLRKKTNSKVTTINESVDLVKEDKIPSHIAIIMDGNGRWAKKRALPRIAGHHEGMKTVRKITRCACDLGVKVLTLYAFSTENWKRPKSEVEFLMRLPEQFLNSFLPELMERNIRIEMIGVMETLPSHTQKALKYAMNATKDNTGLVLNFAMNYGGRAEIVMAIQQLMKQVEEGELAIDDIDEACVNQYVMTSHLPEPDLLIRTSGEVRLSNFMLWQLAYTELWFTDIHWPDFDEQCLVEAISVYQTRNRRYGGLKGEETN; this comes from the coding sequence ATGTTTAAAAAACTTTTAAGAAAAAAAACAAATAGTAAGGTGACAACGATTAACGAAAGTGTGGACTTAGTTAAAGAAGATAAAATTCCTTCCCATATTGCAATTATTATGGACGGAAATGGTCGTTGGGCGAAGAAACGTGCCCTACCAAGAATTGCAGGTCATCATGAAGGAATGAAGACCGTTCGAAAGATTACGCGATGTGCTTGTGATTTAGGGGTGAAAGTTTTAACGCTGTATGCATTTTCTACGGAGAATTGGAAGCGACCTAAATCAGAAGTAGAATTTTTAATGCGTTTGCCAGAGCAGTTTCTTAATTCATTTTTACCTGAATTGATGGAGCGAAATATTCGCATTGAAATGATTGGTGTGATGGAAACACTACCCTCACATACGCAAAAGGCTTTGAAGTATGCAATGAATGCAACAAAAGATAATACAGGTTTAGTATTAAATTTTGCGATGAATTACGGTGGTCGAGCTGAAATTGTCATGGCGATACAGCAACTTATGAAGCAGGTAGAGGAAGGGGAATTAGCCATTGATGATATTGATGAAGCGTGCGTTAATCAGTATGTCATGACCTCGCATTTACCAGAGCCGGATTTATTAATTCGCACAAGCGGGGAAGTGCGTTTAAGCAACTTCATGCTATGGCAGCTAGCGTACACGGAATTGTGGTTTACCGACATACATTGGCCGGACTTTGACGAGCAATGCTTAGTTGAGGCGATTAGTGTTTATCAAACCAGAAACCGTCGTTACGGAGGGCTGAAAGGAGAAGAAACAAATTGA
- a CDS encoding phosphatidate cytidylyltransferase — translation MKQRIITAIIAAALFIPFVIYGNVPFTLLVFAMAIVGFYEILKMKGIPFASVPGILGLLTLLMLVMPDDWTTEVLQTIGYASKVEIVYGLMALLLIYVVLVKNKITFDEIGFILLGAFYVGMGFHYLIETRGHGLEFIVYCLLVVWTTDSGAYFVGRKFGKKKLWPEISPKKTVEGFVGGIVIAVLFALVMQLIYPFANGFVSLVFITIIASIVGQMGDLVESAIKRHYGVKDSGNILPGHGGILDRFDSLLFVVPLLHFLHLFGG, via the coding sequence TTGAAACAACGTATTATTACAGCGATTATAGCAGCGGCATTGTTCATTCCATTCGTTATATACGGTAATGTCCCATTTACGCTATTAGTTTTCGCAATGGCAATCGTTGGCTTTTATGAGATTTTAAAAATGAAAGGAATTCCTTTTGCTTCAGTACCGGGAATACTGGGCTTACTAACATTGCTAATGCTAGTTATGCCAGATGACTGGACTACAGAAGTACTACAGACGATTGGCTATGCCTCAAAGGTAGAAATTGTTTACGGTTTAATGGCATTGCTATTAATTTATGTAGTGCTTGTGAAAAATAAAATTACATTCGATGAAATAGGGTTTATCCTACTCGGTGCATTTTATGTTGGTATGGGCTTTCATTACTTAATTGAAACGCGTGGGCATGGACTAGAGTTTATTGTTTACTGCTTATTAGTTGTGTGGACGACGGATTCGGGTGCGTACTTTGTTGGGCGTAAATTTGGTAAAAAGAAACTTTGGCCTGAAATTTCACCAAAGAAAACGGTAGAAGGTTTTGTTGGAGGAATTGTAATTGCTGTATTGTTTGCACTAGTAATGCAGTTGATTTATCCGTTTGCAAATGGTTTTGTGTCTTTAGTTTTTATTACGATTATTGCTTCAATTGTTGGGCAAATGGGTGATTTAGTCGAGTCTGCAATAAAGCGTCATTACGGCGTGAAAGATTCTGGGAATATTTTGCCTGGACATGGCGGTATTTTGGACCGCTTTGATAGTTTATTATTTGTTGTACCACTATTACATTTCTTACACCTATTTGGTGGCTAA
- the dxr gene encoding 1-deoxy-D-xylulose-5-phosphate reductoisomerase: protein MKKISLLGATGSIGWQTFDILLAHPEDFKLVAFSAGQNIEKSREMIEKLQPELVSMQTEEAAVALHKEYPQISFTYGAKGLVEVATHPDSTVLVNAVLGSVGLESTLAAIRMGKTIAIANKETLVTAGHLVMAEAKKYNAPILPVDSEHSALFQSMNGENPKTIERLILTASGGSFRDKTREELKNVTVKDALNHPNWSMGAKITIDSATMMNKGLEVIEAHVLFNMPYDNIDVLLHRESIIHSLVEYHDTSVIAQLGTPDMRVPIQYALSYPDRLPLQGGQRLNLAQIGQLHFKEVDFERFHALKLAYEAGRAGGTMLTAMNAANEAAVALFLQEKITFLQIEELIENVMNAHNNILLPDLETILHVDSETRKTVVGMVK, encoded by the coding sequence GTGAAAAAGATTAGTTTATTAGGTGCAACAGGCTCCATTGGATGGCAGACTTTTGACATTTTACTTGCACATCCAGAAGACTTCAAGCTTGTTGCTTTCTCTGCAGGTCAAAACATTGAGAAGTCACGTGAGATGATTGAAAAATTGCAGCCAGAGCTTGTATCGATGCAAACAGAAGAAGCAGCGGTAGCACTTCACAAGGAATACCCGCAAATATCGTTTACATATGGTGCTAAAGGGTTAGTCGAAGTTGCTACACACCCGGACTCAACGGTGTTAGTGAACGCAGTACTAGGGAGTGTCGGCTTAGAGTCTACACTCGCAGCAATCCGTATGGGCAAAACAATTGCCATTGCGAACAAGGAAACTTTAGTTACAGCAGGTCATTTAGTAATGGCTGAGGCAAAAAAGTATAATGCCCCAATTTTACCGGTAGATAGTGAGCATTCGGCACTTTTCCAATCAATGAACGGTGAAAATCCCAAAACGATTGAACGCTTAATTTTAACTGCTTCAGGTGGTTCATTCCGTGATAAAACGCGTGAGGAATTAAAAAATGTAACAGTGAAGGATGCACTAAATCATCCGAACTGGTCAATGGGCGCAAAGATTACAATTGACTCTGCAACAATGATGAATAAAGGGTTAGAAGTGATTGAGGCGCATGTGTTATTTAATATGCCTTATGATAATATTGACGTACTTTTACACAGAGAAAGTATTATTCACTCATTAGTGGAGTATCATGATACAAGTGTCATTGCGCAGCTCGGGACGCCGGACATGCGTGTGCCCATTCAATATGCACTAAGTTACCCGGATCGTTTGCCACTTCAAGGCGGGCAACGTTTAAATTTAGCCCAAATTGGACAACTTCATTTTAAAGAAGTTGATTTTGAACGTTTCCATGCATTGAAGCTTGCTTATGAGGCTGGCCGTGCTGGTGGTACGATGTTAACTGCGATGAATGCAGCGAACGAAGCGGCAGTTGCGTTATTTTTACAGGAAAAAATTACGTTCCTACAAATTGAGGAGCTAATTGAAAACGTCATGAATGCACATAATAATATTTTATTACCTGATTTAGAAACGATTTTACATGTAGATAGTGAAACAAGAAAAACGGTTGTGGGCATGGTAAAATAA
- the rseP gene encoding RIP metalloprotease RseP: protein MQTVIAFIVIFGSLVFFHELGHFIFAKRAGIMVREFAIGMGPKIFGMTKGETIYTLRLLPIGGYVRMAGEDLDSVELQPGYRVALVTNEDNVVEKIVLNQNTQYQNVVFLEVERADLEKELWIEGYDEEDQLVRYNVSRNASITENGTETLIAPIDRQFNSKTVGQRAMTIFAGPLFNFILAFFIFLLIGLLQGIPTNEPVITSIIDDGPAQLAGLKAGDLVKEINGVPITKWQELSQAIQESPGKELTLGVEREGTNVMIEVTPKKVEQQGVTFGQVGVMYQSQFEKDPIKAVMYGAQRTYDGTVLIGQLLGKLITGEFSIDSLSGPVGIYKTTEKVAEDGIYNLMYWAGMLSINLGIMNLLPLPALDGGRLLFFGFEAVRGKPIDRQKEGVVHFIGIVLLMILMVVVTWNDIQTFFF from the coding sequence ATGCAAACAGTTATTGCATTTATCGTTATTTTTGGCTCGCTCGTATTCTTTCATGAGCTCGGTCACTTTATTTTCGCTAAACGCGCTGGAATAATGGTTCGTGAGTTTGCCATTGGAATGGGACCGAAAATTTTCGGCATGACAAAGGGTGAAACGATTTACACACTACGACTATTGCCGATTGGTGGGTATGTGCGTATGGCAGGTGAGGATCTTGATTCTGTTGAGCTTCAGCCAGGATACCGTGTAGCACTTGTGACGAACGAAGATAATGTAGTTGAAAAAATTGTATTAAACCAAAATACACAATATCAAAACGTTGTGTTTTTAGAAGTGGAACGTGCGGATTTAGAAAAAGAGTTATGGATAGAAGGCTATGATGAGGAAGATCAGCTTGTACGCTACAACGTATCACGTAATGCGTCAATTACTGAAAACGGTACTGAAACTTTAATTGCACCAATTGATCGCCAGTTTAATTCAAAAACAGTTGGTCAACGTGCGATGACGATTTTTGCAGGTCCGTTATTTAACTTTATTTTAGCGTTCTTCATTTTCTTACTTATCGGCTTACTACAAGGAATTCCAACGAATGAGCCAGTTATCACATCAATTATTGATGATGGCCCGGCGCAATTAGCAGGCCTTAAAGCAGGCGATTTAGTAAAAGAAATAAATGGTGTGCCTATTACAAAATGGCAGGAGCTATCTCAGGCAATTCAAGAAAGTCCTGGTAAAGAGCTTACGCTGGGTGTTGAACGTGAAGGAACTAATGTCATGATTGAGGTTACGCCAAAAAAGGTTGAGCAACAGGGTGTTACATTTGGACAGGTAGGTGTAATGTACCAAAGCCAGTTTGAAAAAGATCCAATTAAAGCGGTTATGTACGGAGCACAGCGAACGTATGATGGTACGGTATTAATTGGACAACTACTTGGCAAGTTAATTACAGGTGAATTCTCTATTGATTCCTTATCAGGTCCAGTCGGTATTTATAAGACAACAGAAAAGGTTGCTGAAGACGGCATTTACAATTTAATGTACTGGGCAGGTATGTTAAGTATTAACCTTGGGATTATGAATTTACTACCATTACCAGCACTTGATGGTGGACGTTTATTATTCTTCGGTTTTGAAGCGGTACGCGGTAAACCCATTGATCGTCAAAAAGAAGGGGTCGTTCATTTTATCGGAATCGTGCTATTAATGATTTTAATGGTTGTCGTGACGTGGAACGATATTCAAACATTCTTCTTCTAA
- a CDS encoding proline--tRNA ligase, producing the protein MKQSLTFIPTLREVPADADVKSHKVLLRAGFIRQNTSGVYSYLPLAKRVLSKIEQIVREEMEAINSIELLMPALQAAELWQESGRWEAYGPELMRLKDRHDRDFALGATHEEVITTLVRDEIKSYKKLPLTLYQIQTKFRDEKRPRFGLLRGREFIMKDAYSFHASRESLDATYDDMYKAYSNIFSRLGLNFRAVIADAGSIGGKGTHEFMVLSEIGEDTIAYSDTSDYAANIEMAEVVVDYKPSDASMKELEKIATPDQKTIEEVSTFLNVDPSNVIKSLVFNIDEELVVVLARGDHEINDIKLKNTLGATSVELADEASIINLLGCTPGSIGPMKLPVSVKVIADNAIKSIRNGVAGANEDGFHFTNVNPERDFAINTYADIRFIQVGDPSPDGQGEIKFAEGIEVGHIFKLGTTYSEKMNATFLDEQGKAQPFIMGCYGIGVSRLLAAVAEQFQDDKGFVWPKQLAPYDLHLVPVNTKDEAQVQLAEDLYGLLKSYRYDVLFDDRVERAGVKFADADLIGLPVRVTVGKKASEGIVEVKFRHSGESVEWAKEELVDRLNEFFRTN; encoded by the coding sequence ATGAAACAAAGTTTAACATTCATTCCAACACTACGTGAAGTGCCTGCAGATGCAGATGTAAAATCACACAAAGTTTTATTACGTGCTGGATTTATCCGTCAAAACACTTCAGGCGTATATTCTTACTTACCATTAGCGAAACGCGTGCTTTCTAAAATTGAACAAATAGTTCGCGAAGAAATGGAAGCAATTAATTCAATTGAATTATTAATGCCCGCATTACAAGCGGCTGAACTTTGGCAAGAATCTGGCCGTTGGGAAGCTTATGGACCCGAATTAATGCGCCTAAAAGACCGACATGACCGTGACTTCGCACTAGGTGCTACACATGAAGAGGTTATTACAACTCTAGTACGTGACGAAATTAAATCATATAAAAAATTACCATTAACACTTTACCAAATCCAAACAAAATTCCGTGATGAAAAACGTCCACGCTTCGGACTACTTCGTGGTCGTGAATTTATTATGAAAGATGCTTACTCTTTCCACGCATCACGTGAAAGCTTAGATGCTACATATGATGATATGTATAAAGCGTATTCTAATATTTTCTCTCGTCTTGGTTTGAATTTCCGCGCTGTTATTGCAGATGCTGGTTCAATTGGTGGAAAAGGGACACATGAATTCATGGTATTATCTGAAATTGGCGAAGATACAATCGCCTACTCAGATACATCTGATTACGCAGCAAACATCGAAATGGCAGAAGTAGTAGTAGACTACAAGCCATCAGATGCGTCAATGAAGGAACTAGAAAAAATCGCAACGCCAGATCAAAAAACAATTGAAGAAGTTTCTACTTTCTTAAATGTTGATCCTTCAAACGTGATTAAATCATTAGTATTCAATATTGACGAGGAACTTGTTGTCGTATTAGCACGAGGCGATCACGAAATTAATGATATTAAACTGAAAAACACATTAGGTGCAACTTCAGTAGAACTTGCAGATGAGGCTTCTATTATTAATTTACTAGGTTGTACGCCAGGCTCGATCGGACCAATGAAATTACCTGTTAGCGTAAAAGTGATTGCTGATAATGCAATTAAATCAATCCGTAATGGTGTTGCTGGTGCTAACGAAGACGGCTTCCACTTCACAAACGTAAACCCAGAGCGTGATTTTGCCATTAACACGTATGCAGATATTCGCTTCATTCAAGTAGGCGACCCATCTCCAGATGGACAAGGTGAAATTAAATTTGCTGAGGGTATTGAAGTAGGTCACATCTTTAAACTTGGTACAACTTACTCAGAGAAAATGAATGCAACATTCTTAGATGAGCAAGGGAAAGCACAGCCATTCATCATGGGTTGCTACGGTATTGGGGTTTCTCGCTTACTTGCTGCAGTTGCAGAGCAATTCCAAGATGATAAAGGTTTTGTATGGCCAAAACAATTAGCGCCTTACGATTTACACTTGGTACCGGTTAACACAAAAGACGAAGCACAAGTACAGCTTGCTGAAGATCTATATGGTTTATTAAAATCATACCGCTATGACGTGTTATTCGATGACCGTGTAGAGCGCGCGGGTGTTAAATTTGCAGATGCGGATTTAATCGGTTTACCTGTTCGTGTAACAGTTGGTAAAAAGGCTTCAGAAGGTATTGTAGAAGTGAAATTCCGTCATTCAGGCGAATCAGTTGAGTGGGCGAAAGAAGAGTTAGTGGATCGTTTAAACGAGTTTTTCCGTACAAATTAA
- a CDS encoding PolC-type DNA polymerase III: MTQHQEAQQKFLLLLQQLELTDDVYMSFFENGELSRVTVHKKNRVWSFSIKLQNMLPFQLYQLVRTRMAEKFASIAQVTLTIEAQQPEITEQLVLDYWYHAIEQIGDMSPLLRENLMTQVPKWNGQKLIVTSMLEVELLSLKAKYTDKIADSYKAFGFPNIPLDFQLVEQSEELIAAQEAYFVQKQEEEEILAKQALADFQLREKEKAANPGAVLGDRPFQLGAFIKNAEPVEICTVLEEERSIVMEGFVFAADIKELRSGRSLLEIKITDYTDSMLVKMFSNNDEDVEMMKMLGKGMWVRVRGSVQMDNFARDLVVMAKDINEIKKESRKDTAAEGEKRVELHMHSPMSQMDAMTPVDRLVAQAAKWGHPAIAITDHAVVQAFPDAYAAGKKNGIKVIYGLEANLVDDGAPIAYAPQHIELENATFVVFDVETTGFSNVYDTIIELAAVKIINGQVVDTFERFSNPHRPLTAKIIELTHITDDMLVNAPEIEDVIREFHEFIGDAIVVAHNASFDLGFLYVAYKKAGLGHVTHPGIDTVELSRLVNPGQKAHNLKALTKKYNIELTQHHRAIYDTEATGELMLHLLKQSNELGIKYLDEFNDYVGGTDGYKQARPSHCTILAVDNDGLKNLFKLVSIAHTETFYRVPRIRRSDLSKLRQGLIIGSGCSNGELFESIMNKTPEQAEQVAKFYDYIEIQPKPVYSQLIARGTVHDEFNLEDIIRRLVKLGKKVNIPVAATGNVHYLDETDAKFREILIGSMGGANPLGRYALPKVHFRTTDEMLKEFDFLGPDLAKEVVVTNTQLIANMIGDVKPIKDDLYTPKIEGSDDEVTNLTYEMAHQIYGEHLPEIVQARIDKELKSILGHGFGVIYLISAKLVKKSLADGYLVGSRGSVGSSLVATFMEITEVNPMPPHYICPNCKHSEFFNDGSVSSGYDLPNKNCVECGTPYKKDGQDIPFETFLGFKGDKVPDIDLNFSGEYQPQAHNYTKELFGEEYVFRAGTIGTVAEKTAYGYVKGYANDRGMTFRNAEVDRLVQGCTGVKRTTGQHPGGIIVVPDYMDIYDFSPVQFPADAQDSEWKTTHFDFHSIHDNILKLDILGHDDPTVIRMLQDLSGIDPKTIPTDDPEVMKIFSTTESLGVTTAQIGTKTGTLGIPEFGTKFVRQMLESTKPSTFSELVQISGLSHGTDVWLGNAQELIQNGTCVLSEVIGCRDDIMVYLIYQGLEPAFAFKIMESVRKGKGLSDDMEEEMVRQGVPDWYIDSCKKIKYMFPKAHAAAYVLMAVRIAWFKVHYPILYYAAYFTVRADDFDLIAMTQGSVMIRKKIDEINLKGLEASTKEKNLLTVMELALEMCERGMQFQKIDLYRSQASEFIIEGNTLIPPFDAIPGLGTNVAKAIVEARKNGEFLSKEDLQQRGRVSKTLIEYMDELGCLQGMPDANQLSLF, from the coding sequence ATGACGCAGCATCAAGAAGCACAACAAAAGTTTCTTTTATTACTCCAACAGCTTGAATTAACGGACGATGTGTATATGTCGTTTTTTGAAAACGGTGAATTAAGCCGTGTAACCGTTCACAAAAAAAATCGCGTCTGGAGCTTTTCGATCAAGCTACAAAATATGTTGCCGTTTCAGCTTTATCAGCTCGTACGCACGCGTATGGCCGAAAAGTTTGCTTCAATTGCCCAAGTAACATTGACGATTGAAGCACAGCAACCCGAGATTACTGAGCAACTCGTTTTAGATTATTGGTATCATGCTATTGAACAAATTGGAGATATGTCGCCGTTACTACGAGAAAACTTAATGACACAAGTGCCGAAATGGAACGGGCAAAAGCTAATTGTCACATCCATGCTGGAAGTAGAGCTCCTGTCGCTTAAAGCAAAATATACGGATAAGATTGCGGATTCTTATAAAGCATTCGGTTTCCCAAACATTCCGCTAGATTTCCAACTAGTTGAACAATCCGAGGAATTGATTGCGGCACAGGAGGCCTATTTCGTTCAAAAACAAGAAGAGGAAGAAATTTTAGCAAAGCAGGCACTTGCCGATTTTCAGTTGCGTGAAAAAGAGAAGGCAGCAAATCCAGGCGCGGTTCTTGGCGATCGTCCATTCCAACTTGGGGCATTTATTAAAAATGCAGAGCCAGTAGAAATTTGTACGGTGCTTGAGGAAGAACGTTCCATCGTCATGGAAGGTTTTGTGTTTGCCGCGGATATTAAAGAGTTGCGTAGTGGCCGTTCTTTACTTGAAATTAAAATTACGGACTATACGGACTCTATGCTCGTCAAAATGTTCTCAAACAATGACGAAGATGTAGAAATGATGAAAATGCTAGGTAAGGGTATGTGGGTACGAGTGCGTGGATCTGTTCAAATGGACAATTTCGCACGTGATTTAGTCGTGATGGCAAAAGACATTAATGAAATTAAAAAAGAATCACGTAAAGATACCGCAGCAGAAGGCGAAAAACGTGTAGAGCTGCATATGCACTCACCAATGAGTCAAATGGATGCAATGACACCGGTGGACCGTTTAGTTGCTCAAGCAGCGAAGTGGGGGCACCCGGCAATAGCCATAACGGATCATGCGGTTGTCCAAGCATTCCCTGACGCCTATGCTGCTGGAAAGAAAAACGGCATTAAAGTTATTTACGGATTAGAGGCAAACTTAGTAGATGACGGTGCGCCGATTGCTTACGCGCCGCAGCATATTGAGCTTGAGAACGCTACATTTGTCGTATTTGACGTGGAGACAACGGGCTTCTCGAATGTATACGATACGATAATCGAGCTTGCCGCCGTCAAAATAATAAACGGACAAGTTGTTGATACCTTTGAACGTTTCTCCAATCCACATCGGCCGTTAACAGCAAAAATTATTGAACTAACGCATATTACAGATGATATGCTCGTGAACGCACCGGAAATCGAGGACGTTATTCGCGAGTTTCACGAGTTTATCGGGGACGCAATTGTTGTCGCCCATAATGCTTCGTTTGACCTTGGTTTCTTATATGTTGCTTATAAAAAAGCGGGGCTTGGTCATGTCACGCACCCTGGTATTGATACAGTTGAGCTATCACGTCTCGTAAACCCTGGTCAGAAAGCACATAACTTAAAAGCCTTAACGAAAAAATATAATATTGAACTAACCCAGCATCACCGTGCTATTTATGATACGGAGGCAACGGGTGAACTAATGCTTCATTTACTCAAGCAGTCGAATGAATTGGGCATTAAATATCTTGATGAATTTAATGACTATGTTGGTGGTACGGATGGTTATAAGCAGGCAAGACCTAGTCACTGTACTATTTTAGCTGTAGACAATGATGGCTTGAAAAACCTATTTAAGCTCGTATCGATTGCGCATACCGAAACGTTTTACCGAGTACCGCGTATTCGCCGTTCGGATTTATCGAAACTACGCCAAGGCTTAATCATCGGCTCAGGCTGTTCAAACGGTGAATTATTTGAATCGATTATGAATAAAACACCAGAGCAGGCAGAACAAGTTGCGAAATTTTATGATTATATTGAAATTCAGCCAAAGCCAGTTTATTCACAGTTAATCGCGCGAGGTACTGTGCATGATGAATTTAATTTGGAAGATATTATTAGACGTCTCGTGAAACTTGGTAAGAAGGTAAATATTCCAGTTGCTGCAACAGGTAATGTACATTACTTAGACGAGACAGATGCGAAATTCCGTGAGATATTAATTGGCTCGATGGGTGGGGCGAATCCACTAGGGCGCTATGCACTGCCTAAAGTGCATTTCCGAACGACGGATGAAATGTTAAAAGAATTTGATTTCTTAGGTCCGGACTTAGCCAAGGAAGTTGTTGTGACGAACACGCAGCTGATTGCTAATATGATTGGTGATGTTAAACCGATTAAAGACGATCTGTACACACCGAAAATTGAAGGCTCAGATGATGAAGTAACGAATTTAACTTACGAAATGGCGCATCAAATATACGGAGAACACTTACCGGAAATTGTGCAGGCTCGTATTGACAAAGAGTTAAAGTCCATTTTAGGACACGGCTTCGGAGTAATTTATTTAATCTCCGCAAAGCTTGTAAAAAAATCGCTTGCAGACGGCTATTTAGTAGGTTCGCGTGGTTCGGTCGGTTCATCATTAGTCGCGACCTTTATGGAAATTACTGAAGTAAATCCAATGCCACCGCATTACATTTGTCCAAATTGTAAGCATTCGGAGTTCTTTAATGATGGTTCTGTTAGCTCCGGCTATGACTTACCGAATAAGAACTGTGTAGAGTGCGGTACGCCATATAAAAAAGATGGTCAAGATATTCCGTTTGAAACGTTTTTAGGATTCAAAGGGGATAAAGTACCGGATATCGATCTCAACTTCTCCGGTGAATATCAGCCACAAGCGCATAATTATACGAAGGAGCTGTTCGGTGAGGAATATGTATTCCGTGCGGGAACGATCGGTACGGTTGCCGAAAAAACGGCGTATGGGTATGTAAAGGGCTACGCGAATGACCGTGGAATGACGTTCCGTAATGCCGAGGTTGACCGACTAGTACAAGGCTGTACCGGTGTTAAACGAACGACTGGACAGCATCCAGGGGGAATCATTGTTGTACCGGATTATATGGATATTTATGATTTCTCTCCGGTGCAGTTCCCAGCGGATGCGCAAGATTCAGAATGGAAAACAACACACTTTGACTTCCACTCGATTCACGACAATATTTTAAAACTAGATATTCTAGGGCACGATGATCCGACTGTAATTCGTATGCTGCAAGATTTATCAGGCATTGACCCAAAAACAATTCCAACTGATGATCCGGAAGTAATGAAAATTTTCAGCACGACCGAATCACTTGGAGTAACGACTGCACAAATTGGTACAAAAACCGGTACGTTAGGTATTCCAGAGTTTGGGACGAAATTCGTTCGCCAAATGCTTGAAAGTACAAAGCCTTCTACTTTTAGTGAGCTTGTGCAAATTTCGGGATTATCACATGGTACGGACGTTTGGCTTGGTAATGCACAGGAGCTTATTCAAAATGGTACATGTGTATTATCTGAGGTAATCGGCTGTCGTGATGATATTATGGTGTATTTAATTTATCAAGGACTTGAACCGGCCTTTGCTTTTAAGATTATGGAATCTGTACGTAAAGGGAAAGGTCTTAGCGATGACATGGAAGAGGAAATGGTTCGCCAAGGCGTGCCAGATTGGTATATTGATTCATGTAAAAAGATTAAGTACATGTTCCCGAAAGCGCACGCAGCTGCCTACGTGTTAATGGCAGTACGGATTGCTTGGTTTAAAGTGCATTACCCCATTCTTTATTATGCGGCATACTTTACGGTGCGAGCGGATGATTTTGATTTAATTGCGATGACACAAGGGTCTGTCATGATTCGTAAAAAAATTGATGAAATCAATTTAAAGGGCCTCGAAGCATCGACGAAAGAGAAAAATTTATTAACGGTAATGGAGCTTGCGCTTGAAATGTGCGAGCGCGGTATGCAGTTCCAAAAGATAGATCTTTATCGTTCGCAGGCAAGTGAGTTTATTATTGAAGGTAATACACTGATTCCACCATTCGATGCGATTCCTGGTCTTGGTACGAACGTAGCAAAGGCAATTGTAGAAGCGCGTAAAAATGGAGAGTTTTTATCGAAGGAAGACTTACAGCAGCGCGGCCGTGTTTCGAAAACGTTAATCGAATACATGGATGAGCTCGGCTGTCTACAAGGAATGCCGGACGCCAATCAGTTGTCACTATTTTAA
- the rimP gene encoding ribosome maturation factor RimP produces the protein MSKVTSIIEELVTPITDELNLELVDIEFVKEGRDWFLRIYVDTPVGGIDILQCAQVSERLSLVLDEKDPIEQNYYLEVSSPGAERPLKKESDFEKAVGKFIFVKTYEPIKDMKEFQGYLRAYTEQSLEVEIRIKTRKVTVQIEKEKVAQARLAIDFSDKQI, from the coding sequence ATGAGCAAAGTTACGTCAATTATTGAAGAACTCGTGACACCAATCACAGATGAACTGAATCTTGAACTAGTCGATATTGAGTTCGTGAAAGAAGGTCGCGATTGGTTCCTTCGTATTTATGTAGATACACCAGTGGGAGGCATTGACATCCTTCAATGTGCACAAGTGAGCGAACGCTTAAGCTTAGTTTTGGATGAAAAAGATCCGATTGAGCAAAACTATTATTTAGAAGTATCTTCACCTGGTGCTGAACGTCCACTGAAGAAAGAATCAGATTTTGAAAAGGCAGTTGGAAAATTCATCTTTGTGAAAACGTATGAGCCAATTAAAGATATGAAAGAATTCCAAGGCTATTTACGTGCATATACTGAACAAAGCCTAGAAGTGGAAATTCGTATTAAAACACGTAAAGTAACTGTACAAATTGAAAAAGAAAAAGTAGCGCAAGCTCGACTTGCTATCGATTTCTCAGATAAGCAAATTTAG